Proteins encoded in a region of the Venenivibrio stagnispumantis genome:
- a CDS encoding shikimate kinase, with translation MKNIFLIGFMGSGKSTIGRLLAEKLNMKFIDIDKEIEKKEGKSIKDIFKEKGESYFRELERKEIELFSEKSGYVVSTGGGLGANKDNMEKMKKNGIVIWLDVSLEEVLKRCGNDKNRPLLQLPFEELKKLYEERKKIYSLADIHINVNSKTPQEILKEIYENL, from the coding sequence ATGAAAAATATATTTCTCATTGGATTTATGGGAAGTGGAAAATCAACCATAGGAAGATTGCTGGCAGAAAAATTAAATATGAAATTTATAGATATAGATAAAGAGATAGAAAAAAAAGAAGGAAAAAGTATAAAAGATATCTTTAAAGAAAAAGGAGAAAGTTATTTTAGAGAGCTTGAAAGAAAAGAGATAGAACTATTTAGCGAAAAATCCGGATATGTAGTTTCAACCGGTGGAGGACTGGGAGCAAACAAAGATAATATGGAAAAGATGAAAAAAAATGGCATAGTTATATGGCTTGATGTATCTTTGGAAGAAGTTTTAAAAAGATGTGGAAATGATAAAAACAGACCTTTATTACAACTACCTTTTGAAGAACTTAAAAAACTTTATGAAGAAAGAAAAAAAATTTACTCCCTTGCAGATATACATATAAATGTAAATTCAAAGACACCACAGGAGATTTTAAAAGAAATTTATGAAAATTTATAG
- the acpS gene encoding holo-ACP synthase: MKIYSGIDIVENKRIEAVFNKYKDKFLKKIYTEREINYCKNKTTFIECLSARFACKEAVIKAFFSAFGKRLSFLDIEIIGEKNRPATVILHQPINTEKTFNINISISHEKNYSVAIAIIYMQ; encoded by the coding sequence ATGAAAATTTATAGTGGTATAGATATAGTAGAAAATAAAAGAATAGAAGCAGTTTTTAATAAATATAAAGATAAATTTTTAAAAAAAATCTATACAGAAAGAGAGATTAATTATTGTAAAAATAAAACTACATTTATAGAATGCTTATCTGCAAGATTTGCCTGTAAAGAAGCAGTTATAAAAGCATTTTTTTCTGCTTTTGGAAAAAGATTATCTTTTTTGGATATAGAGATAATAGGAGAAAAAAACAGACCTGCAACCGTAATACTGCACCAACCGATAAATACAGAAAAAACATTTAATATCAATATTTCCATCTCCCATGAAAAAAATTATTCAGTAGCAATAGCTATCATTTATATGCAGTAA